GCAATACCAGGGTGTTAATGAAACAGCCGAGTACGCCGTCCATCTCGGCCAGGCTGCGGCCGGCTACCGGCACGCCGACACGGATATCTTCCTGGCCGCTGTAGCGATGCAGCAGGGTCTGCCAGGCCGCCAGCAGCAGGCTGAACAGGGTGCTGCCCTCGCGCTGGGCCAGGGCACGCAGCTGCGCGGTGAGCTGCGGCGACAGCTCGAATCTCCAACGCAGACCCTGACGGCTGCCATGGGCCGGGCGCGGATGGTCGGTTGGCAGTTCCAGCAGCGGTTGATGCTCACCCAGGCGCGCCTTCCAGTAATCCAGCTGGCGTGTGGCCTCGCTGGATTTCAGCCAGTCGCGTTGCCACTGGGCATAGTCGGCGTACTGCAGCGGCAGCGGCGCGAGCTGCGCGGTGCGGCCCTCGGCGACTGCCGCATAGGCGGCGGAGAACTCGCCGATAAAGCGCTGCATCGACCAGCCATCGGAGACGATGTGGTGCTGGATCAACAGCAGGCGGTACTCCTGATCACCCAGGCGCAGCACGGCGACCCGCAGCAACGCTTCGCTGGCCAGGTTGAACGGACGCTTGAGCAGCTTCTGCGCGTAGTCGCGGGCTTTGGCCTCGCGTTCGTTGGCGGCTAGCTCGCGCAGGTCGAGCCAGTCGATGCGCTGGCCCTGGGCCGGCAGGATGCGCTGACGCGCCTCGCCATTCACTTCGACGAAACGGGTACGCAGCGCCTCGTGGCGTGCCTCCAGTTGATCGAAGGCGGCCTGCAGCGCCTGACGATCCAGGCGGCCCTGCAGATCGAGGCCGGCCGGCATATGGTAGGCGCCGTTGCTCGGATCCAGACGATTGAGGAACCACAGGCGCTGCTGGGCATGCGACAGAGGCAGGTCGCCACCACGCGGCAAGGCACGCAGCACCGGCGCATCGGTGGCTTCGCGCTGCAGGGCGACGGCGCAATCGGCCAGGCGGCTCTGCTCGAACAACGCCTTGAGCGGCAGCTGCAGACCCTGCTGGCGGATACGACTGACCACCTTGAGCGCGACGATGGAGTCGCCACCCAGCTCGAAGAAGTGATCCTGGCGCCCTACCCGCTCGACACCCAGCACCTCGGCCCAGATCGCGGCGAGGATGCGTTCGTTATTGCTCTGTGGCGCTTCGTAGCTCTGGCTCTGCCAGCTCGGTTCCGGCAGCGCGGCGCGATCCAGCTTGCCCGCTGGCGTCAGCGGCAGTTTGGCCAGAACGATGATCTGCGCCGGCACCATATAGTCCGGCAGCACCTTGGCCAGCGCCGCTCTTAACTCCCTCTCCCCTTGGGAGAGGGTCGGGGTGAGGGAAGCATCGTGCAACTCGGGAGCACCCTCACCCCCGTCCCCTCTCCCATTGGGAGAGGGGTGTGAGTCAGGCTTGGCCACGATGTAGCCCACCAGCTGCTTGCCGCTCGGCGTCTCGCGGGCAATCACCGCCGCTTCCTGCACGCCATCGAGTGCCAGCAACTGGCTCTCGATTTCGCCCAGCTCGATGCGGAAACCGCGGATCTTCACCTGATGGTCGACGCGACCCAGGTAATCCAGGGTGCCGTCTTCGCGCCAGCGCACCAGGTCGCCGGTACGGTACATGCGCTCGCCGGCGGCACCGAAGGGATCCGGCAGGAAGCGTTCGGCCGTCAGTTCCGGACGCTGGAAGTAGCCACGGGCCAGGCCCACTTCGCCGCCGATATACAGTTCACCGGCCACGCCGATGGGCAGCAGGTTCAGCTCGGCATCCAGCACATACAGGCTACGCGGGCCCACCGGATTGCCGATCGGGGCATAGGCCGCCTCAAAGGAATCACCCGGATAGGCTTCCCAGATCAGTGGGGTCACCACCGTCTCGGTCGGGCCGTAACCGTTGATGATGCGTTTGGGCTCGAGCACGCGCTGCAGGCGCTCATAGGTCTCGCGGGTAAAGGCTTCGCCGCCCAGCGTCCAGGAACGTACTGGCAGTTTCAGACCCTGCGACTCCACCCAGTCCAGCAGCTGCTGGGCATAGCTCGGCGGCAGGCAGGAGATAGTCACGCCTTCGGCGGCGATCACCTGGCAGGTCTTCTCCGCGCTCCACAGCTCCTGATCACGAATCACCAGGCGGCTGCCGAAGGCCAATGGCACCGTCCAGCGCTCCAGGGCGCCGTCGAAGCTGATCGAGGCAAAGTGCAGTTCCACATCGGCCGCGGTCATGCCATAGCGCTGGCCAATGGTCTGCACATGCATGCTCAGGCCGAGATGGTTCACCGCCACGCCCTTGGGCTGGCCGGTGGAGCCGGAGGTGTAGATCAGATAGGCCAGATTGAGCGGATGCAGCTGCACCGCCGGAGCCGAAGCTTCGAAGGCGCACAGATCCAGCTGATCCAGATACAGCGGCTCGACGCCCTCACCCAACGGCAGGCGTTCGGCCAGGTCGGACGAAGCGATCAGCCACTTTAGCCCCGAGTCCTCGACCATGTAGGACAGGCGCTCGCGCGGGTAATCCGGATCCAGCGGCACAAAGGCACCGCCGGATTTGAGCACCGCCAGCATTGCGATGATCATGGCGTTGCCACGCTCCAGCGACACGCCGACACAGGCTTCCGCACGCACACCCTGGGCGACCAATAGCTGGGCCAGGCGATTGGCGCGGGCCTCCAGTTCGGAGAACGAAATACGCTCTCCGCCATGCACCAGGGCGATAGCCTCGGGGCGCTGACGTGCCTGCTCGGCGATCAGCTCGGGCAGCAGGCGCGCCGCATCGAAAGCCTGGCGCGGCTTGTTCCATTCGCTCAGCAGGAACTGCTCTGTCTTGCTGACCAGCTCCAGGCTGCCCAGCGGCTGGGCCGGATCGCTGCATACCAGCTGCAGGGCCTGGCGCAGCAGTGCCTCGACCTGGGCGATGCCATCGGCGTCGAAGTGCGCGCGGTCGTAGGCCAGCAGCAGCTCGAGGCGGCTGCCCGGCAGCACGGCCAGGGTCATCGGGTAGTGAGTAAACTCGTGGCTCTGCGGCAGGCCCAGGCGCAGCTCGCCGCGCTCGGCCTGTTTGAGGGCGTCGCCTAGGGGGTAGTTCTCGAATACCAGCAGGCTGTCGAACAGCGCCTCGCCGGCACTGCCGACCCAGCGCTGGATATCGTGCAACGGGCTGTGTTCATGCTCGCGCAGCTGCAGGTTCTGCACTTGCAGCGCAGCCAGCCAGTCGCCCAGTTTCTGTTCGGCCGGCAGTTGCACGGCGACGGGAAGACTGTTGATAAACAGGCCAAGCATCTGCTCGCTGCCGGTCAGCTCGGTCGGACGACCGGCCACGGTGGCGCCGAAACACAGGCTGCGCTTGCCGGTCAGGCGCGCCAGCAGCAAGGCCCAGGCGGCCTGCACCAGGGTGTTGAGGGTCAAGCCGTGGCGCTGGGCGAAGCCGCGAATCTGTTGTTCACTGGCGGCGTCCAGTAGCAACGGGTGGCGGGTATGGCCCTGCTCCGGTGCGCGGCATGGCAGGCAACCAGCGATGCGGGTGGCGCCATCCAGCAGGGCCAGTTGCTCGCGCCAGAAGGCCTGTTCGGCAACGGCATCCTGGCCGTCCAGCCAGCTGATGTAGTCGCGGAACTGGGTGCTCGGCGCCGACAGGCGATCGCCGTGGTAGAGGGCGAGCACTTCGGCGAACAGCAGACCGTTACTCCAGCCGTCCAGCAGCAGGTGGTGCAGCGTCCAGACCAGCACGAAGTCGCCAGCACCGCGCTGAACCAGTGCCAGGCGCAGCAGCGGCGCCTGGTCGAGGGCGAAGCCGCGCTCGCGCTCGGCGCTGCAGAAGGTCTGTAGCTGCGCATCAAAATCAGCGACGCCGCGCCAGTCGAGATCCTGCCAATCCAGTTCGACTTCGGCCTGCACCAGTTGCAGTGGGCGCTCGCCCAGCAGGAAACGGCTGCGCAGCACGCCATGACGCGCCAGCACCTGACGCCAGGCGCTCTGCAGACGAGCTGGATCGAGACCGGTGAACGGCAGCAGCAGCTGGCTGACATAGCTGCCGGCGCCTTCCAGCTGGCTGTGGAACAGCAGGCCCTGCTGCAGCGGCGAAAGCGGATGGATATCTTCCACGCCGGGCAGCGCATCCAGCTCGGGCTGGCTCAGGTCGGCCAGCGGTACGTCGCTGGGAGTCAGGCTGGCCGGGGTTTTCTGGCAGTGCTGGGCGATGGCGCGCAGCTCGTCCTGCAGGCGGGTGAGCAGGCCTTCCAGGGTCGGCCGCGCCAGTTGCTGCGGGTTGAAGTCCAGGTGCAGATGCAGGGCACCGCCACGCTGCTCGGCGTTGATCACCAGCGGTGCGTCCAGCGGCGCATCGGCTTCGCGCCACAGGCCGCCTTCGCGCAGACGCAGGCCATTGCCGCCCTCGTCGAACTGGCCGAGGTAGTTGAACAGCAGCTGCGGGGCGCGTTCGTTCAGTTGCGCGCGCTGGCGCAGCAGGCCGTAGCCGAGGCCCAGGTCGGGCACGGCGCGCAGTTGCTCCTTGATCACCTTGAGGCTGGCGGCCAGCTCGGCTTCGGGTTGTAGGCGCACGGGGTAGAGGCTGGTGAACCAGCCGACGCTGCGCGACAGGTCGATATCGTCGAACAGCGGCGCGCGGCCGTGGCTCTCCAGGTGTACGCACAGCGTTGGTTGCTCGCTCCAGCTGCACAGCACACGACTTAGGGCAGTCAGCAGCAGCTCGTCAGCGCGCAGGCGATAGGCCTGCTGGCCGGCCTGCAGCAGCTCGCGGGTAAAGCCAGCATCCAGGCTCAGCTCCAGGCGCTGGCGAGTGCCTTCGCGACCGACCTCGCTGCTCAGCAGCGGCAGCTCGCCACCGGTGGCCTGCTGGGCCTGCCAGTACGGCAGCTGTGCGTCGACGTTCCAGCCGGCCAGGCGCTCGCCCCAGGTCTTGAAGGCGCTGGTCTTGCTCGGCAGCTGTACCGGCAGGCCACTGGCCAGTTGCAGGCAGGCGCGCTGCAGGTCTTCCAGCAGCACACGCCAGGACACCCCATCGACCACCAGGTGGTGGATCGACAGCAGCAAGTGATCGGCCTGGCCCGGCTGAGTCAGGTAGAGACCGCGCAGGTGCGCGCCGCTGGCCGGGTCGATGCTGCGCTGCACGGCGTCGTAGTGCAGCTGCGGGTTTTCGCCGGCGGCCAGTTCGACCTGTTGCAGCAAAGGGCTGCCTGCTTCGGCAGCATGCACTTGCTGCCACTGGCCATCGCGCTGCTCGAAGCGCAGGCGCAGGGCGTCGTGGTGTTGAACCAGCGCTTGCAGGGCCTGCTCCAGCTGGGTGGCCGGCAACGGCTCGGCCAGCTCCAGGAGGAGGAACTGATTGCACGGAGCCAGGCCCTCACGCTGCAGCAGGCGCGCCTGGATTGGCAGCAGCGGTGCTGCGCCAGTCACCGGGCCCTGTTCGGCCAGCGGTGCGGCGACACTGCGGGCAACGCCGGCCAGCTGGGTCAGGGTCTGCTGCTGGAACAGATCCTTGGGCGTCAGGCCCAAGCCTTGCTGGCGAGCACGGCTGACCACCTGCAGGGCGACAATGGAGTCGCCGCCCAGCTCGAAGAAATGATCCTGGCGCCCTACCCGCTCCACGCCCAGCACTTCGGCCCAGATGGCGGCGAGGATGCGTTCGTTGTCAGTTTGCGGCGCCTCGTAGCTCTGGCTCTGCCAGATCGGCTCCGGCAGCGCGATGCGATCCAGCTTGCCGGCTGGGGTCAGCGGCAGCTTGGCCAGGGCGATGATCTGCGCGGGAACCATATAGTCCGGTAGCACCTTGGCCAGATCGGCTCTCAGCTCCCTCTCCCTCTGGGAGAGGGCCGGGGTGAGGGATGCATCGTGCAACTCGGGAGCCCCCTCACCCCCGCCCCCTCTCCCAGAGGGAGAGGGGTGTTTAGCCACCACATAGCCCACCAGCTGCTTGCCGCTCGGCGTCTCACGGGCGATTACCGCCGTTTCCTGCACACCGTCGAGTGCCAGCAACTGGCTCTCGATCTCGCCCAGCTCGATACGGAAACCGCGAATCTTCACCTGATGATCGACGCGACCCAGGTAATCCAGGGTGCCGTCTTCGCGCCAGCGCACCAGGTCGCCGGTGCGGTACATACGCTCGCCGGCGGCGCCGAACGGATCGGGCAGGAAGCATTCGGCGGTCAGTTCCGGGCGCTGGAAATAGCCACGGGCCAGGCCCACTTCGCCGCCGATATACAGCTCACCGGCGACGCCGATGGGCAGCAGGTTCAGTTCGGCATCCAGCACGTACAGGCTGCGCGGACCGACCGGATTGCCGATGGGGGCGTAGGCCGCTTCGAAGGAGTCGCCCGGGTAGGCTTCCCAGATCAGCGGGGTCACCACCGTCTCGGTCGGGCCATAGCCGTTGATAATGCGCTTGGGCTCGAGCACGCGTTGCAGGCGCTCATAGGTCTCGCGGGTAAAGGCCTCGCCACCCAGCGTCCAGGAGCGCACCGGCAGCTTCAGGCCTTGCGACTCCACCCAGTCCAGCAACTGCTGGGCATAGCTCGGCGGTAAGCAGGAAATGGTCACACCTTCGGCGGCGATCACCTGGCAGGTTTTCTCGGCGCTCCACAGCTCCTGGTCGCGAATGACCAGGCGGCTGCCGAAGGCCAAAGGCACCGTCCAGCGCTCCAGGGCACCGTCGAAGCTGATCGAGGCAAAGTGCAGTTCCACATCGTCCGGGGTCATGCCGTAGCGCTGGCCGATGGTCTGCACATGCATGCTCAGCCCGAGATGGTTCACCGCTACGCCCTTGGGCTGGCCGGTGGAGCCGGAGGTGTAGATCAGATAGGCCAGATTGAGCGGATGCAGCTGCACCGCCGGCACGGATGCTTCGAAGGCGCTCAGCTCGAGCCGATCCAGATACAGAGGCTCGACGCCCTCACCCAACGGCAGGCGCTCGGCCAGGTCGGACGACGTGAGCAGCCACTGCAGCCCCGAGTCCTCAACCATGTAGGACAGGCGCTCGCGTGGGTAATCTGGATCCAGCGGCACAAAGGCACCGCCTGATTTCAGCACCGCCAGCATGGCGATGATCATCCCGTTGCCACGCTCCAGCGACACGCCGACACAGGCTTCCGGGCGCACACCCTGGGCGACCAGCAGCTGGGCCAGGCGATTGGCGCGGGCCTCCAGTTCGGAGAACGAAATACGCTCTCCGCCATGCACCAGGGCGATGGCCTCCGGACGCTGACGCGCCTGCTCGGCGATCAGCTCGGGCAGCAAGCGCGCCGCATCGAAAGCCTGGCGTGGCTTGTTCCATTCGGCGAGCAGACGCTCCTGGGCCTGGCCGACCAGCTTCAGCTCGCCGAGGGCGGCGCTGGGGCGCGCGGCGAAGCCTTCGAGCAGCTCGACGAAACCGCCGATCAGGCGCTCGATACTGCCTTCGGCGAACAGCTCGGCGGCGTAGGCGAAATTGATCGACAGCTCGTCGCCCTTGTCGCGCACGGCGTCCAGGGCCAGGTCGAAGGGAATCTGGCTGGACGGCACTTCGGCCAGGCTGGTTGCGATACCCGGCAGCCAGTTGGCCGCCAACGGGTGCTGGCGACGGTAGTTGAAGGCCACCTGGAACAACGGCTGCTGGCCCAGACTGCGGCTCGGCGCCAGCTCTTCGACCAGGCGCTCGAACGGCATTTCCTGGTGGGCCTGGGCCTGTTTCAGGCTGGTACGGGCCTGCCCCAGCCAGTCCGCCACCGACAGCTCGGGGCGCGGCTCGGCCTTGAGCACCAGGGTATTGACGAAGAAGCCGACCAGGCGCTCGAAGCCCTTGGCGCGGCCGGCCACCGGTACGCCGATGCGCACTTCGCGCTGGCCGGACAGACGCGCCAGCTGCAGCTGCAGAACCGCCAGCAGCACGGTGAACAGGGTGGCGCCATTGGCCTTGGCCAGGTCGCTGAGGCGCGCCACCAGGGCCGGCTCGACTTTCAGCATGCGGTAGGCGGCGCGGCGTGCGGCCTGGGCATTGTGCGGGAAGTCCGGAGCCAGGCTCAGCGGTGGCTGCTCGCCGCCCAGGCGCTCGCGCCAGAAGGCCATCTGCTGCAGGCCGGCCTCGCTGTCCAGCCACTGGCGCTGGCCGCTGGCGTACTCGCTGTACTGCAACGGCTGCGGGGTCATGAACGGTTGGCGATCCTGCTGGCGGGCGCGATAGAACTCGGCCATTTCCTCCACCAGCACGCGCACCGACCAGGCGTCGGAGATGATGTGGTGCATGCCCACGGCCAGGGCGTGACTGTTCTCGCCCAGGCGATACAGGGCGCAGCGCACCAGCGGGCCGTGGGTCAGGTCGTAGTCGGCCTCGATAAACTCGCGGGCCAGCGAATCGAGCTGCCCGGCGCGATCAGCGAGGTCGATCAGCTCGAACGGCATCGGCCCGACTGGCTGTACCGCCTGCTGGGCCAGGCCGTCATGCTCGCGGAACAGGGTGCGCAGGGCGGCATGGCGGGCATACACCTGATCCAGGCCGTGACGCAGGCAGGCCAAGTCCAACTCGCCGTCAAAGCGCAGCAGACCGCCGATGTTGTAGGCCGTGCTGCCACTCTCCAGGCGGCTGAAGAACCACAGGCGCTGCTGGGCAAAGGACAGCGGCCCCCACTGCAGGGCAACGTTCGACGGGACTTGCGCGTTCATCACAACACCTCGCAAAGAGTGGCCTAGGCGCCCAGGGGCATGCCGGCCGCTTCGCGCCGCAACAGGCGCGTGGCATGGAATTCGATCAGGGACAGCACTTCGTCTTCCCGGGGCCGCAGATAGGCGTGGTCGCCCTCCAGCCATTCCAGGGTGAAGTCGCCACGGGTTTCCCGGCGCCAGGCGCGCAGGTCGTCCTCGCTCAGACCATCGCCGCGCGCACCCAGTACATGCAGGGCACAGGGCAATGGTGCGCGGCGCTGGTAGTGGTAGCTTTCGGCCAGGGCGAAGTCGCTGCGCAGTACCGGCAGCAGCTCGCGTGGCAGGCTGGCAAAGCCGGCCAGGCTGCCGAGCAGTTCGCCGTCGCTGCAGGCGGTCAGGCGTGGCGCCTGCAGGCGTCGGGCCGGCGCCCGCGAGGCCGAGGCAAACAGCGCCAGCGGTGCGCCCTGCCCCGCGACGATCAACCCGTGGGCCAGCTCATAGGCCAGCAGAGCGCCCAGGCTGTGGCCCCACAGCAGGTACGGGCCATGGCACTCGCGGCGCCACTCGGCCACCAGGCTGGCCAGCAGCGCCGACAGGTTCTCGCTCAACGGCTCGTGCAGGCGCGCACCGCGGCCTGGCAGCTCCAGCGGGCAGACCTCCAGCCAACGCGGCAGGCGCTTGCGCCAGCGGGCATAGGCCATGGCGCTGGCGCCGGCATGAGCCAGGCAGAACAGCTGCATCAGGCGTCCATGGCCTCGCGCAGGCTACGCGGACGCATGTCGCCCCAGACGCTGGCGATATGCGCCAGGCAGGTCGGTTTGTCGCCCTGCACGCCGGTGGCCTGCCAGCCGGCCGGCACTGCCTTGTAGGCCGGCCAGATGGCGTATTGCTGTTCATCGTTGATCACCACCAGGAAGGTGGTTTGCGGATTGTCCAGGCTCATTCTCACTACCTCGCAGACGCCGATTGCAACGGCTCGCTTTAAAGACGCATATGATTGCGAATAATTTTCATTTAAGTGCGAATTTCACCCGCACGGCAGCCGCGCCCGACGGCGCAGCCGCCTGACCTTCAGGCCGGCTCGCGGGGTGTTTCGGTTTGTGCTGTGCCGCCGATCTCCAGCACCGCGTCGCGGGTGGCGCGCTCACGATCCTGGCCGCTCAGCTCGTACAGACGGCCGCCATCCATCTTCAGCAGGCGGTCGGCCTGGTCGAAGTAGTGGTCGTCGTGGGTGATGGCGATGATGGTCTTGCCGGCCGCCTGCAGCTGCGGCAGCAGCTCGCGGTAGAACAGACGGCGGAACAGCGGATCCTGATCCGCGGCCCATTCGTCCAGCACCAGGATGTCGCGTCCTTCGAGCACCGCCAGCAGCAGGGCCAGGCGCTTGCGCTGGCCCTGGGAGAAACGCGTGTCGGCCAGGCGGCCGCCGGCGGCCCGCACCTTGTGCGCCAGGCGCAGACGCTCCAGCCACTGGCTGACCAGGCTCGGCGCCACTTCGCTGCCCTGCGGCCCGAGCAGGCGGGCGAACAGGTGGAAGTCGGTGAACACGCTGGCGAACAGCTGGCGATAAGCCGGCCACTGCTCGGCCTGCAGGGCTTTGCCATCCAGGCGGATTTCCCCGGCCTGCGGGCGGTGTAGGCCGGTGAACAGGCGGGCAAAAGTCGACTTGCCGCTGCCATTGCCGCCCACCAGGAATACCAGCTCGCCGCGGCGCAGCTGCAGATCGACCGGGCCGACATCGAAGCCGGCCTCGTCACCCTCGCCCGGGTAGCGGTACTGCAGGCCGCACAGCTGCAGGCTCTGCCAGCCGGCCAGGGATTGCAGCGCCTGGGGCGCCTGCTCCGGCGCCAGTTCCAGGGCCTCCAGCTTGTCCAGCGAGATGCGTGCGGCGAGCAGCGCCGGCAGCGCCGCCACACTGGCCACCAGCGGCGCGCGGAGGAACAGCACGGTCAGGGCGAAGGTCGCCGCCACCGCGGTGCCGGCCCAGCCCAGGCCGTTGGCACAGAAGAACACCAGGCCGATGCTGCCCAGCACCATGCAGTTGGCCCAGTTGCCGGCCAGGCCGTTGTAGGTGTCGGCACGGGTGACATGGTCGCGGTAGGCCTGCGCATCGCGGTCGAATTCCTCGTCGAACAGCAGACGCGCGCGGTCGCGGTTCAGTGCCAGTTCCTTGCGCCCGTCGATGACTGCCTGATAGTCCTGGTACAGGCGATCCTCGGCCTCGCGCAGCAGGCGGATATGCCGGTTGACCTTGCCCACCAGCACCCAGCCTACGGCCAGGGTCAGGCCGAGCCAGGCGATGGTGACGGCGAACAGCGCCGACGACAGCCAGGCCAGGAAAATGAAGGCGGCCAGGCTGAGAATCAGGCCGTAGACCAACTCCGGCAGATGGACGAAGGCGATGGTGATGTTGCGAATGTCGCTGGCCAGGCTGGCCAGGATGCGCGCCCCGCCGATGCGCTCCAGGCGCTCGATGTCGGTGTCCATCACCCGCTGCACCAGGCTGCGGCGCAGGCGATAGACGAAGGCATGGCCCAGCCGGTGCAGCGCCACCTGGCCGGCGCCAGCGCAGACCAGCAAGGCCAGCAGCAGGCCGAGGAAGGTCGCCAGGGCGGTGCCCAGCTCGCCCTGCAGGCCGATCAGGCGCCAGTTGACGAAGGCGATCACGCCGATGCTGAGCAGCGCACTGCACAGGCTGAGCAGGATGATCACGGCGAACGGCAGACGGTTGTCGCGGAACAGCAGGTTGAGCAATTTCATCGAATCAATTCCAGGGGGCGACGGCGGATCAGGCCGCCTCGAAGCCAAGGCGGTTGCGGCAATGCAGCAGTGCATCGCGCAACAGGAAATGCACCAGGGTGGGCGAGGCATTCAGGTGGGTGGCCACTTCGCGCTGGCTGTAACCTTCCAGCTGGCTCATGGTAAACACGGTGCGGGTTCGCTCGGGCAGCTCGCCAATGGCCTGGTGCATGCGCTGCCACTCCAGCTCGCCGATGGCAGCCTGTTCGGGCGTGGATTGTGGCGCCGGCAGCTCTTCCAGCGGTTCTTCGTCGAAGCGGTAGCGACCTTCCAGCGCCAGGCGGCGCAAACGGTCGATGGCCAGGTTGCGCACCATGCGGAACAGGTAGCGGATGGGTTCCTGGATGGCGTGCTGGTCGCCGCTTTCCCACAGCTTGAGAAAGGCGTCCTGCACTACGTCCTCGGCCCGCGCGCGGCAGCCCAGCAGGGCCTGGGCCGAGTCCACCAGGGCGCGGCGACTGCCGTGGTAAAGGCCTTCCAGCTGGCTGTTCTGGTCAGCTTCCGGTAGCGCTGCTGCCACCGCATCCTGATCCATCAGCGTATATAAACTTCCCATCGGCCAATCCTCGGCAGCAGATTGGTGCGCATCTTAATGATAATCCTTATCATTACAAGTCAATATTTGTGCGCTGCTACAAAAGGCCGATGAAAGCCCTCTGCCTGAGCCCTTTTGGCTCTGACTTCGCGGGGATGAATGAGTGGCAGATCCGGCCTGGGCGGCCACGGATGCGGAAAACAAGGCGCCGCCCGGAACAGGCGGCGCGCGGGGGGACTATCAGTCGGTAACGCTCATCACCACCCGCCCATTGGCCGGGCAGGTTTCCATGAACTCGCTGGCCTTGACGAAATCCTTGAAGTCGAAGGTCTTGCAGATGGTCGGCTTGAGCAGGCGGTCGGCGGTCAACTGGTTGACCCGGGTCAGCGCCCGCTGCACGGCGGCCTCGTTGTACTCCAGGCCCAGCTCCGGCTGGCCGGTGAAGTCGAGGATGCAGTGGCGATAGAACTGCAGGTGCTTCTTGAACGCCGCACAGGCCGGGAACGCCGCGTCGTTGCCACCGTTGACGCCATAGATGATCAGCTTGCCGCGGGTTGCCGCGACATCGCCGAGCAGCTTCATCTGCGGGCCGGCACACTGGTCGAGTACCACCTCGA
The window above is part of the Pseudomonas alcaligenes genome. Proteins encoded here:
- a CDS encoding thioesterase II family protein; amino-acid sequence: MQLFCLAHAGASAMAYARWRKRLPRWLEVCPLELPGRGARLHEPLSENLSALLASLVAEWRRECHGPYLLWGHSLGALLAYELAHGLIVAGQGAPLALFASASRAPARRLQAPRLTACSDGELLGSLAGFASLPRELLPVLRSDFALAESYHYQRRAPLPCALHVLGARGDGLSEDDLRAWRRETRGDFTLEWLEGDHAYLRPREDEVLSLIEFHATRLLRREAAGMPLGA
- a CDS encoding MbtH family NRPS accessory protein, producing the protein MSLDNPQTTFLVVINDEQQYAIWPAYKAVPAGWQATGVQGDKPTCLAHIASVWGDMRPRSLREAMDA
- a CDS encoding multidrug ABC transporter permease/ATP-binding protein; the encoded protein is MKLLNLLFRDNRLPFAVIILLSLCSALLSIGVIAFVNWRLIGLQGELGTALATFLGLLLALLVCAGAGQVALHRLGHAFVYRLRRSLVQRVMDTDIERLERIGGARILASLASDIRNITIAFVHLPELVYGLILSLAAFIFLAWLSSALFAVTIAWLGLTLAVGWVLVGKVNRHIRLLREAEDRLYQDYQAVIDGRKELALNRDRARLLFDEEFDRDAQAYRDHVTRADTYNGLAGNWANCMVLGSIGLVFFCANGLGWAGTAVAATFALTVLFLRAPLVASVAALPALLAARISLDKLEALELAPEQAPQALQSLAGWQSLQLCGLQYRYPGEGDEAGFDVGPVDLQLRRGELVFLVGGNGSGKSTFARLFTGLHRPQAGEIRLDGKALQAEQWPAYRQLFASVFTDFHLFARLLGPQGSEVAPSLVSQWLERLRLAHKVRAAGGRLADTRFSQGQRKRLALLLAVLEGRDILVLDEWAADQDPLFRRLFYRELLPQLQAAGKTIIAITHDDHYFDQADRLLKMDGGRLYELSGQDRERATRDAVLEIGGTAQTETPREPA
- a CDS encoding sigma-70 family RNA polymerase sigma factor, whose protein sequence is MGSLYTLMDQDAVAAALPEADQNSQLEGLYHGSRRALVDSAQALLGCRARAEDVVQDAFLKLWESGDQHAIQEPIRYLFRMVRNLAIDRLRRLALEGRYRFDEEPLEELPAPQSTPEQAAIGELEWQRMHQAIGELPERTRTVFTMSQLEGYSQREVATHLNASPTLVHFLLRDALLHCRNRLGFEAA